From Penicillium psychrofluorescens genome assembly, chromosome: 1, one genomic window encodes:
- a CDS encoding uncharacterized protein (ID:PFLUO_001352-T1.cds;~source:funannotate): protein MSDSTLYLYTSLTAGSSHIVTATARLETILKANKLPFKALDVATDEAARKLWGRRAKGKKLPGLVKFGTIVGDLEQIEEWNEFGELRMEVNNVQDLDGVSATATPTTSAPATVDTQAANKPTETEPATPKPSTITIQSPPATKPAEKKDEQVVLALRQAGSEAAAKAKYKSEKKETDVSNVEETASKPARAHRGSVAPELPDTVPDSPKVPKRPPLVPEVAAESSANFHADNAEALGLVQHHRGSIIATGDKGEQDKAVHEIRQSISTDGPGKLLDGIRKEAAQKAQEGTIEETIEEPKPSAEETKDDNTKDEDEGESKEEPTATDPAPKEEPKAAEAPPVPE from the exons atgtccgacTCAACTCTCTACCTGTACACCTCCCTGACCGCGGGGTCCTCCCACATCGTCACCGCCACCGCCCGTCTGGAGACTATCCTCAAGGCCAACAAGCTCCCTTTCAAGGCTCTTGATGTCGCCACCGATGAAGCTGCTCGCAAGCTCTGGGGCCGCCGtgccaagggcaagaagctgCCGGGCCTAGTGAAATTCGGCACCATCGTCGGT GAcctggagcagatcgaggaaTGGAACGAGTTTGGTGAACTGCGCATGGAGGTCAACAACGTCCAGGATCTGGACGGCGTGTCTGCCACTGCCACTCCCACTACCTCCGCTCCCGCCACGGTCGACACTCAAGCTGCAAACAAGCCGACCGAGACCGAGCCTGCAACCCCGAAGCCATCCACTATCACGATCCAGAGTCCCCCCGCGACCAAACcggccgagaagaaagatgagCAGGTCGTGCTGGCGCTGCGGCAGGCCGGCTCGGAAGCAGCAGCTAAGGCAAAGTACAAGtctgagaagaaggagacagATGTATCCAACGTGGAGGAGACTGCGAGCAAGCCCGCCCGCGCGCACCGCGGCTCCGTGGCCCCCGAGCTGCCGGACACGGTGCCCGATTCTCCCAAAGTCCCGAAACGCCCACCTCTTGTGCCagaggtggcggcggagtcgTCGGCGAACTTCCATGCCGACAATGCTGAAGCTCTGGGCCTAGTCCAGCATCATCGGGGATCTATCATAGCGACCGGCGACAAGGGGGAGCAGGACAAGGCGGTACACGAGATTCGGCAGTCTATCTCGACGGATGGGCCGGGGAAACTTTTGGATGGAATACGCAAGGAGGCCGCGCAGAAGGCACAGGAGGGGACGATTGAAGAGACGATTGAGGAGCCGAAGCCAAGCGCTGAAGAGACCAAAGATGATAATaccaaggatgaggatgagggcgagTCCAAGGAGGAACCCACGGCTACCGATCCGGCTCCAAAAGAGGAACCcaaggctgccgaggctCCTCCGGTCCCGGAGTGA
- a CDS encoding uncharacterized protein (ID:PFLUO_001353-T1.cds;~source:funannotate) yields MAVNLADDELFTRAISGYREAFLVQHSHLSESERNQLWSQRLSQFLPANNDDEGTTGGKSGKRTRQDAATPRTLPSSGSGLPHAKRRATTPDLPVTADATQAPSIDQAPGSYRHAPMVRSQSQQIPVSHRRPPASSVMGKRLSLRASATPRRLDHVDEYSPSEYAKHYLDDTLSQPPRSALTLGLTPHHPGPSGSASFPQHRPSSLQADQPPATAVEMRRSVTSDTLCGGFNSFSFDSAGSGVDLEAMYSIPPELVSMATSSDTPYHDPLPSSVYPDIDFTVPFAFSHPTSFSTSAPPTTSFPLLLHSPATAVDMRPSSSTDSNHSFTSSPASRASRRAQEQIAHGARPIAPKRESDASISSPSTSTDAHKMVRISSADGTAKEVAAIPKVTVQRPQRPKTYCRLCNDQPDGFHGDHELRRHIERVHASVRKVWVCVDISPDKTFLANCKACRNGKRYGANYNAAAHLRRTHFNPCQRGRGGRGKDSEKRGGKGGGNHPPMEVLRHWMRQTEEVADENLLRDLEAGEPGLDAPPVALPDMGYGNADLGMEAALMHGYDTFAPFDLDPALDAPFYLDAQALPSELESYVM; encoded by the exons ATGGCTGTCAACCTGGCCGACGATGAACTGTTCACGAGGGCCATCTCTGGGTATCGCGAGGCGTTTTTGGTTCAGCACTCCCACCTCTCGGAATCCGAACGAAATCAGCTCTGGAGTCAACGACTGAGCCAGTTCCTCCCTGCCAAcaacgacgacgagggcacGACAGGCGGCAAATCGGGGAAACGAACTCGACAGGATGCGGCCACCCCGCGGAcgcttccttcttctggttctggtcTTCCGCACGCGAAACGACGAGCCACC ACCCCGGATCTTCCAGTCACCGCCGATGCCACGCAGGCGCCCTCCATCGACCAAGCACCGGGGTCCTACCGGCACGCGCCCATGGTCCGCTCGCAGAGCCAGCAGATCCCGGTCTCTCACCGGCGTCCCCCGGCCAGTTCGGTCATGGGCAAACGGCTCTCTCTCAGGGCGTCAGCGACCCCGCGGCGCCTTGACCATGTCGACGAGTACTCGCCGTCCGAGTATGCAAAGCACTATTTGGATGACACCCTCAGCCAGCCTCCACGCTCGGCGTTGACTCTCGGGCTCACACCACATCATCCTGGACCGTCTGGATCGGCATCCTTTCCGCAGCACCGGCCATCATCTCTCCAGGCTGACCAGCCTCCGGCCACCGCCGTGGAAATGCGACGCAGCGTGACGTCCGACACGCTCTGCGGCGGGTTCAACTCGTTCAGTTTCGACTCGGCGGGATCGGGCGTCGACCTCGAAGCCATGTATTCCATCCCCCCGGAGTTGGTGTCCAtggccacctcctccgaTACACCGTATCATGAtcccctcccttcttccgTGTATCCTGACATAGATTTCACTGTACCATTTGCTTTTTCTCACCCCActtccttctcgacctccgcGCCGCCAACCACCTCTttcccgctgctgctgcattcCCCCGCCACGGCGGTGGACATGCGGCCGTCAAGCTCGACCGACAGCAACCATTCATTCACCTCGTCGCCGGCCTCTCGCGCCTCCCGACGGGCTCAAGAACAGATTGCCCATGGCGCTCGCCCCATCGCCCCCAAGCGGGAGTCAGACGCCAGCATCTCATCACCGTCCACCTCTACCGATGCACACAAGATGGTCcgcatctcctccgcagaCGGCACCGCCAAGGAAGTGGCCGCGATTCCCAAAGTGACCGTTCAACGGCCACAGCGGCCCAAAACCTACTGCCGGCTGTGTAACGACCAGCCGGACGGGTTCCACGGCGACCACGAGCTGCGCCGGCACATCGAGCGCGTGCACGCCTCCGTCCGCAAAGTGTGGGTGTGCGTGGACATCTCGCCAGACAAGACCTTCCTGGCCAACTGCAAAGCATGCCGCAATGGCAAACGCTACGGGGCCAACTACAACGCGGCCGCGCATCTGCGTCGCACCCACTTCAACCCTTGCCAgcgtggccgtggcggccgtggcAAGGACAGCGAGAAGCGCGGTGGCAAGGGTGGTGGCAACCATCCCCCGATGGAGGTGCTGCGCCACTGGATGCGCCAGACCGAGGAGGTGGCCGATGAGAACCTCCTCCGTGATCTGGAGGCCGGCGAGCCGGGCCTCGACGCACCGCCCGTCGCCCTGCCCGACATGGGCTACGGCAACGCCGATCTCGGCATGGAGGCGGCGTTGATGCACGGGTACGACACCTTTGCTCCGTTCGACCTCGATCCCGCGCTGGACGCGCCATTCTACCTCGACGCGCAGGCGCTGCCGTCGGAGCTCGAGTCGTACGTCATGTAA